The following is a genomic window from Chloroflexota bacterium.
GTCACGCGCGGCCGCATCACCAATGCGGCCCGACAGCTCTTCCGGTCCCAGGGCTACGGCGCCACGACGCTGACTGCTGTCGCCTGGGAGGCCGGCGTCGCCGTTCAGACGATCTACGCCGTCTACCGCTCGAAACCGGGCATCCTGCGCGCGCTCCGCGAGAGCGTCCTGAACCAACCCGAGGCAGAGGCGTTGTTCGAGGAGGCGCTACGGGCGCGACATGGGGACCGAGCGCTCGAGCTGTTCGCCCGTTCCATCCGGCGGCGCTGGGAGTACGGCGCCGACATCGTCGTGATCCACCGCGACGCGGCCACGGCCGACCGGGCCGTTCGGGCAGAAGTCGACCGGATCCTCACGATCCGCCGAGCGGGCCTCGGCAGGCTCGCCCGCTCACTCGACGGCGAGCTCTGCGCCGACGTCGACGTGGAGCGTGCGACCGCGATCCTCGATGCGCTGACGTTGCCGGAGGTCTATCTCGAGCTCGTGGACGTCCAGGGCTGGACGGCGGACGGGTTCGAGGTCTGGCTGCGGCGGTTGCTCAGACAGCAGTTGATCGAATGAGCGACGACGCGCTGTCCTGAGCCAAACAGGGGGGACCGCCGAGTGTGGTGGTACCGTGGGGCCGTGGCACCACGGCACCTGCGCTTCGCCCTTCGCGACGTCACGTTCGCGGGGGTTGCGGTACCCGGCGCGACGATGGACTGTTGGCAGGACGCC
Proteins encoded in this region:
- a CDS encoding TetR/AcrR family transcriptional regulator, whose protein sequence is MPDVKDYVTTSLREERAAVTRGRITNAARQLFRSQGYGATTLTAVAWEAGVAVQTIYAVYRSKPGILRALRESVLNQPEAEALFEEALRARHGDRALELFARSIRRRWEYGADIVVIHRDAATADRAVRAEVDRILTIRRAGLGRLARSLDGELCADVDVERATAILDALTLPEVYLELVDVQGWTADGFEVWLRRLLRQQLIE